Proteins encoded by one window of Candidatus Stoquefichus sp. SB1:
- a CDS encoding DegV family protein yields the protein MNKIAILSDSGCQIELGQYEEQGIFIVPLCITMKNKTYLDQKDISSVEVFETMERENIMVMTSQPPTGEMVTILQRIKDAGYDEVIGLPIATGLSSTLNGMKVAADMVDIPITLVDTKGTAGNHKYLTFTASKLVKEGKTVNEIQAILTEMVEHSGTIIMAPNLEHLKKGGRITPAVALLAGMLKIVPVMELNYDLGGKIDTLAKVRTLSKARATLVNRMIELGVNDKDYKVTIEHVLCEESALEVKQMVLDKIGNIEIELRELPSVVGAHMGVGGIGVQYIKKYEG from the coding sequence AGATTGAATTAGGTCAATATGAGGAACAAGGCATTTTTATTGTTCCATTATGTATTACAATGAAAAATAAAACATATTTAGATCAAAAAGATATTTCTAGTGTTGAAGTTTTTGAAACAATGGAGAGAGAAAATATTATGGTTATGACTTCTCAGCCACCAACAGGAGAAATGGTTACAATTTTACAAAGAATCAAAGATGCAGGATACGATGAAGTCATTGGTTTACCAATTGCAACTGGTTTATCATCAACATTAAATGGGATGAAAGTTGCTGCTGATATGGTTGATATTCCTATAACTTTGGTTGATACAAAAGGAACAGCAGGAAATCATAAATATCTAACATTCACTGCATCAAAACTTGTAAAAGAGGGAAAAACAGTTAATGAAATACAGGCTATTTTAACAGAGATGGTTGAACATTCTGGAACAATTATTATGGCTCCAAATCTTGAGCATTTAAAGAAAGGTGGTCGTATTACACCCGCTGTAGCACTTTTAGCAGGTATGCTAAAAATTGTTCCTGTAATGGAATTAAATTATGATTTAGGCGGTAAAATAGATACTTTAGCTAAGGTCAGAACTTTATCTAAAGCAAGAGCGACTTTAGTCAATCGTATGATTGAATTAGGTGTGAATGATAAAGATTATAAAGTCACAATTGAACATGTTTTATGTGAAGAAAGTGCGCTTGAAGTTAAACAAATGGTTTTAGATAAAATCGGTAATATTGAAATTGAATTAAGAGAATTGCCTTCTGTTGTAGGTGCACATATGGGCGTTGGAGGTATTGGAGTTCAATATATCAAAAAATATGAAGGATAG